The Nicotiana tabacum cultivar K326 chromosome 5, ASM71507v2, whole genome shotgun sequence sequence GTTGTGATCCGCAAACCACACATAATGTGAAAGTCTTCAAGGGTGAAGAAAACATGGCTaaaaatcttgaaactaatgGAGTCTCGATCATTGGTGAATATTCGAGAAAGACATAGACAATGAACCAACTTCATGCTGCATTGGAAATTCTCCATAGCGATAATGTATCGAAATGTACCATTATTAAGCTTATCCCATTGTGTAGGAGTCAAGAAAGTTGCAATTAATTTCTTCAAATCGTGGTTCCCTTTCCAGTAACCCTTACAGTTAAACCAATCTCGAAACTCAAAATATCTTTGCCCCAGTCTTGTAGGTGGAGGAGTAGGGACATAAGGACCTGGGGGTATTATAGGTTGTCTAGGTACTTTAGGTGTATTAGCTGCTTTGCGTATTTTGGCTGCATTAGGATCTTTAGGTACTTTAGGTGCCATCTGTTCAAAAAAAGTAAAACAGACAAAAAATATCATCAGGACATTATCAAAATGATCAGTTAAAACTTCAATCTTTAAGaaggctgaagttcgacagttacaaaacaaaaacttcagctctagagctgaagttcgatagtaacaaaataaaaacttcagctctagatctgaagttcaccagtaacaaaaacaaaaacttcaactcctaaagctgaagttcaccagttacaaaacacaaaatattcagcaaaaaaaCATGATATAGTTTGtacaaaaaacaaaacacaaattcaaatccaaaaataatgccaaaacatgaaaaataCTTCAGCTCCTATCTAAGGTATCATCACTTTAATAGTATCAtctatttaactctcaaaatttttaaaaatttggacGTCTAATCActgaagaatttatagaattttcatcaaCAACATAAAAACTCGTTCAAAAAACCTAAAAAACACAATCGTAAAAGTAAAACTAATGCACTTATCAAACTAAACCCTAAGAAACTATTTAATCATAAATACATGACTATCAAAACCAAAACCAGAAATAAAACCGATAAatcataaaataaaacacagaaatTTAATGCAATGTACATGTGATAAAATCGTAATGTGGGAACAACGACGACTAGcagttgaaaaatcaaaacaacgATGAAAATCGTTTGATTTCAGAGAAGAACAAATCAAAAAACGTAAATAACGGGAGACAGAGACAAAGACAGTAGAGGACTAGCATATACTTGGAGAAAAAGTAGTCTTTtaataaagaagggcaaaataGTCTTTTTAAAAGGCTTTTAACAAAAAACGGATACGGGTGCAAACAGAAAGACAAAGCAGCTACAGGTTAAAAAGGAGCgcccaaatagggcgccccatgcaatttttactctTAGTTAACATTACTAAACCTAGTAGTTTGATTGGGCTAATGCGTAATCCTATTATGTAtataggaatttttacattcatatgccacataggaaaccttattaccctcaatgtttaaggtttgacttaattacacttagtataccaaattaccaattctataccataattaattaagggtataattaattgtacattttttactccttaattaaaggaatctgCACGTTTCTCTCTCCTAACCCCTCAGTCCCACCCACGTTTTACCCCTACCAACGTTCTTTTTACCAGTTTCCATCTTCTGAAACCAAATTCTCCCTCTAAATTCACAGAAAATTGAAGAAACCCTTCAACAAAGTTGGTTCCCCATTTTACTCcagttgaagttcatcaatgaagAACAACAAAGTTCATCAAAttgaagtcaaatcttcaaagttcatacacacatttaccttcagcttcaaattttctcaatgaagaagaacaaaCTTTCAAAGAAACAAGAGAGCatcaattccaccattgacaaccattaaaaagctttgaagctttgaattcaaatttgggttttcaaaaatcattatttgttttgattgggtgttgttgtaaatatttgggaatatgttttggagtttatatctcaaatttgaggggttttggtgaagatttagacttagttttggctgaatttcagattgaaactcgaagaagaagaagaagaagaattgcagcaattgtagataaattgcagactgttttttgcagaagatttgtagaagttttagtcgtttttgatttgtgaaaacagaaaacaaagcatctacaatcagaatacaaataatctacaatttatctacaaaatatttacaaattgggtacattgaattttaatatcccaattttcattcaattgtagcttaattggtattttcgacataattgcattttttgcagaagattttgtacgagttttagtcgttttggatttgtgaaaacagaaaacaatacATCTAAAATCAGAAtataaataatctacaatttatctacaaaatatctacaaactgggtacattgaattttagtatcccaattcccattcgattgtagcataattggcattTTCGACGTAATTGCatttttttgcagaagatttgtagaaattttagccgtttttgatttgtgaaaacagaaaacaaagcatctacaatcagaatacaaataatctacaatttatctacaaaatatctacaaactgggtacactAAATTTTTATATCTCAATTCCCatccaattgtagcataattgtgatttttgacataattgcattttttcagaagatttgtaggAGTTTTAGccgttttttatttgtgaaaacagaaaataaagcatctacaatcagaatacaaataatctacaatttatctacaatttctgcaatatgtcttcttctttttcttcttcttcgagtttcaatttgAGATTCaatcaaaaccaagtctaatcttcaccaaaacccctcaaaattgagatataaactccaaaccatattcccgattattttcaacaacacccaatccaaacaaataatgatttttgaaaacccaaaatttgaattcaaagctttcaagatttttaatggctatcaatggtggaaaatatctggaagaatatttacTTTCATAATTGTAGCGCGCCTAAATAGGAATATCTGGAAGAATATGATTTGATCTGATTTACGCCAAATCTTTTTAGAATATTTTGTTCCTCAATTTTAGCTCGACAAATTAGGAATATTCAGCTACTATTAATTAGTATTTAATGATTGGTATAATAACTGTAGAAAAAATGTGGACAGGGCGGGTAAATTAGAAACTATGCACATTTTTtataataaggtttcatatatggtataggaaaGAAAAAATCTCTTTTCAAATTAGTTAATATTGTAATGCAGGTCAAATAGTGCCTTGAATATAAGATGCTCATGTAAAGCCCATTACTTCAAACGAGTGAATAGCCTAACCAGGGAGAAAGCCCAAAATCTGGCCCAAATTGAAAACAGAACCCCTCATCGCTTGTAAAATTTTTATGAGGCGCTCTATTTGGTTGAACTCATTTAACTTGTACCACtttttttaagggattttttcattcctatatATTATTGGAAACTTTATTACCTTAAATATTCATGTTTAGTTAATTACCCGGCATATACAaattttgtttacaaaatatatacaatccaccttaaaaggttcccaatccattatttgtgccttcaataaagggatttagttacacctttttccttttttctctcctctctcaCCTGTTCTCTCTATTCTTTCTTGCACAGTTAATAATCTACGTACCTTttgtattataattatattatatttCCTGACATTTGAGAAGAAGCAGTGATAACTTTCTACAGAACATCTGGGTAACAATTTTGAGGAAGTTAATTACTTGTGCCCAACACCAGGACCAGGACCCTTGTGGGATCTGTTGGAGATAGCTGATTAACAATGTTGCTAAATTGAATTAACTTAATTTGAATTAAACACTACCAAAGTCAATTATAACTAAATTATTATTACCAGATTAATACTAAGCAAATCAAAAAGTCGTCTTTTAGAGGATAGTTCGATTATCAAGAGTTTACAAACTCACAATATCATGACTTTGAGTAATCTTGCTCGATTGTCGCATAGttaaattttcattattttatagTCAGTAATAATTAAAAGGCAAGTTTCTCTTTAATTTCATATTCAAAGAGTAATTAGCTCTCTGTTTGAGCTCAGAATGTCTAAGGAAGTAACTCCCCGGTTTAAAAATATAAAGAGATCAAACATATAATTCTCTATTTTCAGACAATTCACGCGTAAAATTAAATCTGCATTGGATTGATGATCCAACCAATTTGTACAGTAGAAGTTTTTCCTAAGGAAAAAATATTTCTGTGCAAGTCTTTAAAGGtatccagttaaatacaactacaataacatacaacttaaatataaattttatacaatatatcttttgtatattttgtatatgatttatacatagtaaaaataaatttcatacaactaattatatattatacaatatatctacaacttatctacaactttcacacattatttctacccagttaaatataactacaataacatataacttaaatataaattttatacaaaatttatacaatatatcttttgtatattttgtatttgatttataaatagtaaaaacaaatttcatacaactaattatatattatacatatgttatacaacttatctacaatttcaTACATTActtctactcagttatatacaactacaatatcatacaacttaaatataatttttatacaatattgttcaactttcatacaatagttaaataaataaaaaatatatatataaacaacaaaatacaatttttctataatttttctacaatttcgtaaatataatgtataccatttcttattcttcttcttcgagtttcaatctgaaatttagcCAAAGTCAAGTCTAATCTTTACCAAAatctctcaaaattgagatataaactccaaaccatattcccaattgtttatgacaacactcaatccaaacaaataataatttttgaaaactcaaattcgaattcaaagcttcaaagctttttaatggctatcaattgtagaattgctgctctcttttcctttgttttacattactgaaattagggattgagagatagagagatacaTAGAGAGAATTCCCAATTCTTTGAAACAacatccaattcaaacaaataatgctttttgaaaacccaaaatcgaattcaaaacttcaaaactttttaatggttgtcaatgatgGAATCGTGGGTGGGTGCAAGATACGTGGGGGAGGGGGATGagatgtggagagagaaacgtgggggagtggaagatatgttagagtaattttaggacactaattattatcattaatttccttaaaatgtacataaatggtaattgagtatataaaatgtaattatagtaaaacttgaATAGAGAGagtaatatagtttcatatagtgtataggaatgtaaaattacttttttttttaaaaagtttagcTCGTACCCAAAGTACAGACAACTTAAGATCTTcttttcctcctttttctttttccttcttcttcttcttcttcttcttcttaattgtTGTGAAAACAAAGGTGACAGTAGATTTTATGGTGGTTGTGAGCATGTTTTAAGGTAGTCTGTGGTGTTTTATAATAGTAAGCTAATGTGGCGCTCCTCTCTTTACTACtgtttaatttttcttctttttcttcttcttagttgcaaAATGGGTTTGTTAGAAGTAAATGCAATTTCAAAATGAAGTTGGGTGATGAGGTGGCATGCCACATGACATCCACCTCAACTAAGTGTCAGGCCATGTGGGATTATATTGCCATGATGGAAGGGTTAACGATTGAAGGGTAATCTCGGACCACTTTTATAACATTAGGAATATTGGTGGACCGATAGTATAACGGGGTCAAAATTAGTCCTTTTTAATAGTAAAGGGGTAGATTTAACCATTTTTCGAATATTTTATGATGTTACTAcgaataaaaagaagaaagagaaagaaatcaAGTGGAACTTTAGCAAATCTAACAACCAAACCAAGTGGAATTTTAGCAAATCTAACAACCTAATTGTGTTAAATATTTGACGGAGATCCAAAGTACTTACTTTTAGTAAATTAAAGGACCAAAACATCTTCGGTATATACTTAAGAAACCACTTTGAACATACCTCCAAACATAAAGGATCATTTGTGTCATTTTCTTGTcaaaattaattaagttttaaaagaaaaaaactagGGTCAAAAGTGGAAGAGCAAATACTTGTCTCCTTGTTGTATTACTTTTAAAACCCCTGAAACCCTAAACCCATTTTCATCCAGGCCGCTCATAGTGTGTTCACTGTTAAAAAATGAGACCTCCAAGAGGACGTGGTGGTGGCGGATTTAGGGGCGGCAGAGACGGCGGCCGCGGTGGCCGATTTGGTGGTGGTCGTGGCGGCGGCCGCTTTCCTCCTCGCGATGAAGGACCCCCTTCTGAAGTCGTAGGTAAACATAGTTGCATTTAACTGAATCTCtttgtttgtgtgtgtgtgagtattttttttttcttttttcttttgtgtgtttaAGCTTTATCTGATGAAAAATGTGTTTTTTTGAATGGTAATATATGCAGAGGTATCAGCATTTGTACACGCATGTGAAGGAGATGCAGTAACAAAGCTCACTAATGAAAAAATCCCTTACTTTAACGCTCCTATTTACCTTCAGAACAAGACCCAGATTGGTAAAGTTGATGAAATTTTTGGTCCTATTAATGAATCTGTAAGTAATCTCTTTTTCCCATTTGTTATTTGCTAGTACTATTTTCTATTGCTATATGTTAGCTTTTAAATTTTCATGGATAAAGTTGTAGCTTTAAatctttaatatttaatattcGGAGAAGGATCTAAGCTATATACACTGACAGTTaactttttttatattattactgTGTAGCTTAACTTGTGATTGAAAATTTATCCTATAATTACCTTGTGTAATATTTTTGTACCTTTAGTGCACAGAACTTAAACTCTTCGAAAAATGATGCCATTCACTAATATTTTGTTGTGGTGGTTATTTGAGAGCAATAATCAATTTTCGCTCGAATCGTTTGTAGGGGAACCCTACCTTCTCTGATCCATTTGACACGCGCAATTTCTTTTCCGTCGAtacgccccgcaatttgtatttgaATTCCTTTTGTATCTGCTTGTTCTGTTAATTCAATAGCCTTTTTCATTGCTTTTCAAGAGGAAACTCCCTGTTATTTGGCATTTGGCAAAAGTTAATACTCCCTGttctattttatatatatgtcAGTATTTTTCTGTCAGATTTTAATGTGCTAATCCGACATATTATATTGGTAATAGTGGAAGAAATAGTTGAAGGGATGATTGAAATGTTAGGTTAATGGAGAAATCATCACTTAATTGTTTAAAACTTGAATCTTTAGCGAATTTCAAATCcttgaaagttgtgcatttgtaTAGAAGTGGGATGATGTCAAATGTTTTGGAATGTTCCAATATAAAGTGTTGTATAAATGAAATGGAGCAAGTAGTTTCTTTCTTAATACAGCTTCATGAGGAAACAAGGTAAATGGAAATGCCGTTCTTGtgagaaaaaaaggaaatttaTTACCTCTGTAGCTCAATAGTGAGCTTTAATTTGGCCTCCAGGGCTTTCGTCTAGTTCTAAGAGCGCAACTCGTGATGCGTGGCTCATGTTATGCTTTATTGCAGTTATTTTCAATTAAGATGTTGGAGGGAATTATTGCAACTTCATATGCAGCTGGAGATAAGTTCTACATTGACCCAGCAAAGCTTTTGCCACTGGCCAGATTTCTTCCGCAGCCCAAGTATGTTTTCTCTGCTTTACGTAACGCTTCATACTTGATTAGTCCTTTCGTTTGATATTAGTATTCGTGGCCCTCTGGATATACTTGTATGCTGAATGAGCTAAATAAGCTATTGAGGAACAATGTCTATGGTTTATGTTCAAGAATAACTTGTAAAAGAGAAGAGTATAAGATAAAGATGGTGAGAGCTTTTGGACTATATCATAAATTAGAATTGGCCCAAGAGGTAAGCAACTTTGACGATACCTTTTAGCAAAGGGAGGAGATGCAGTTGTACAATTTGTGGGATCTAATGCTTTTCATACAAATGGAGTATTATATTGTAAATCCAAATAGTTGAACTCAAGGATGTACCTGCTCTATAGCTGCAGTTTCCTGCACTTGTGCTTGAGAAAAAAATTGATTTCTGGGGGCATTGTTTGATTCCTTTGCAGGCGCCGTTCCATATTTTATTTGCTATTTGATGTTATGCAAATGCTTTAAAAAATTCTTCACTGTTGCAGGGGACAGCAACAAGCTTTTAGAGGTGGTGGACGAGGTGGAGGAAGAGGTGGACGTGGAGGAGGTGGTGGTTTTCGCGGTAGGGGTGCTCCTCGCGGGGGTAGAGGTCCTCCTCGGGGCGGTCGTGGAGGTGGTTTTAGGGGTAGAGGGAGATTTTAAAAAGGAATGTAATGTACTTTTGATTTCTCAATTTAGTTTGTAATTCTGGATGATGTGAACGTATGTTATCATAGTTCCTTTTTGTTGTTAATGGAATCAGCCCTCCTTTATCTTTGTTTTGTTCCGGATAATTGGCATTGTGAGAATCTTTGTCCCATTTATTTCCCATCATTTTGTCCATATAATCAACTCTTTTAGTCTAATTAACGGCATAGCTCATTTGGACTTGGTTATCAAGGTCCCTCATTGAGTGGCCTTGGTTTGTTATGTATTCGGCTTTTGGTATATCTGGTGGAGTTGAAGGGGAGCCCTGGCGAAAGTGGTAAAGTTGctgctgccatatgacttggatgCGGGGTAAGGAGTTGAAGGGgaaccttggcgtaactggtaaagttgttgttgtcatgtgactTGAAGGTTACAAGTTCAAGCTatggaaatagcctcttgcagaaatgtagggtaagactgcgtataatagactcttgtggtccggcccttccttggaccccgcgcatagctgAAGTTGGTGCACTggattgctttttttttttaatttttttttaaatatctgGTGGAGTGATTTGGTTACACGATTAAGAGCCTGTTTGGATGggcttttaagcactttttaacTTGTGGAAGTGTTTGACAACCAAAAAAATGgcttaaaaaaagttaaaatctgcTTAAAAAAAAGCCAAAACCAATAAGTTGGAAAACCCAATTTTTTCGAAATTGGCTTAAAAGCGATATTGCTTTGACCAAACATATTATATTTTTATCCCTTATAAGTTTTCTTAATACCGAAATTACCCCTCGTTAGAAAACCCTACAAcatactatttttttcttttctccattcttgtTGCAGCAGcctttgctttcttcttcttcttccataactttcctttcttttcctttcatttccTTCTTTACACTTTCATTCATTATCTTCccctctttttctttcctttctttctttcccAGTGCTGCTCCCTTCCCCGTCACACTCCTTATGTCCGTTCTAATCTTCTTTCTCCTTATgcccgttcttcttcttcttacataaatattgttcttttagcttctttatttggttccataacatttaatttttttttggcattgaatccttcctttttttttttaaattggtgTAACTATATTCTAAAATCAAATCATTCAATGAATTTACATGTTTCCCCTGAATTTGAAGCTATCATATTATAGTAATCACCTCTCTTTATAATGTTAACAACTTTAAGGATATTTAtgtcattttaacaaaaaaaaaatgtttaccAACACTGGTTTTACCAAACACTTCTATCAGTTTTTTTtcagtttcagcacttttatccaaacacgtaactgcttatttataaaataagTTCCAGCACTTAtaaagtgcttttaagcacttaacttaaaagtcatttttaagccaatccaacaacaacaactacccagtataatcccaacaagtggggtctggggagggtagaatgtacgcagccttacccctatccTTCCAGGGTAGGGAGACTGTTTCTGAATGACCCTCGGCTAAAAAGGGTGAAGGAAGCCctgcttatttataaaacaagtTCCATCACTTATAAAATGCTTTTAAGCACTtaacttaaaagcacttttttaagccaatccaaacgggccTAAAGGTGATTGTTAGGTGGGAAATCAATTCATCTCATTTTGATATAAATAATTGGGCAGTAGAGAGCGATCAAAATATTTGAAGCAAGAATTTTACAGTGCAATAAGTTGTCTAGTCCTGATGGATCTTTCACTGTGTTACTTTATAACGAGTTTTCATGATCTAAA is a genomic window containing:
- the LOC107778989 gene encoding putative H/ACA ribonucleoprotein complex subunit 1-like protein 1, giving the protein MRPPRGRGGGGFRGGRDGGRGGRFGGGRGGGRFPPRDEGPPSEVVEVSAFVHACEGDAVTKLTNEKIPYFNAPIYLQNKTQIGKVDEIFGPINESLFSIKMLEGIIATSYAAGDKFYIDPAKLLPLARFLPQPKGQQQAFRGGGRGGGRGGRGGGGGFRGRGAPRGGRGPPRGGRGGGFRGRGRF